The Amblyomma americanum isolate KBUSLIRL-KWMA chromosome 5, ASM5285725v1, whole genome shotgun sequence genome window below encodes:
- the GCS2alpha gene encoding glucosidase 2 subunit alpha isoform X5 → MATCDRRRAMLRLAVLFVVLGHVSLVDRGNFKTCNDSGFCKRNRNTKPGESPYSVQLPTVKSTSPSRVEAEVINTKNGVVLKLELIALEEGVLRMRLNEATSAVARFEPKEALLDNIQESDLKLEGKDDSSFTVTFGKHRAVVRAAPLVVELYSNGQLVMVANARGLLRFEHYRPRDAAQDAGGAIGDNQNEGSEPDEEEFLDDDEDDHSAVPVIKGLDSDRPDEMLDQAPEAEIAHSHDKQEQSDGHANKAADEPTHENGEKHGDDHADKGTVEQSVEATDNKGAEEAEKEDKPKEDADMEGAWEETFKGHKDSKKHGPMSVGMDFTFEGFDHVYGLPEHADSFALRSTVGTSDPVRMYNLDVFEYEVDNVMALYGSVPLMLAHSESRTVGLLWLNAAETWVDIEPNSKQGVLSSVVDFVKRSPPPNHRETHWFSENGLIDTFFLMGPGPKDVMRQYRSLTGTTPLPPLFSVAYHQSRWNYNDQDDVRSVDAGFDEHNLPYDALWLDIEHTDGKKYFTWDPFKFSQPEQMIRNLTAKGRRMITIIDPHIKRESGYHIHSEATEHGYYVKNKDGGDFEGWCWPGSSSYLDFLNPEVRQWWASKFALDQYKGSTEHLYTWNDMNEPSVFNGPEVTMHKDCVHTGGWEHRDIHNMYGMFLPMSTYMGHLLRSGHKLRPFILSRSFFVGSQRYGAVWTGDNDADWKHLRITVPMLLSLSVAGISFCGADVGGFFNNPDSELSVRWYQAGAYQPFFRAHSHIHTKRREPWSFGPDTLELVRGALKQRYTLLPLWYTLFFENERMGVPPLRPLWMEFPQDKAGFAVDDEHLVGNSLLVHPVVEAGASKVSVYFPGENEVWYDVETWEKFEGLNTVSIPVTLSKIPVYQRGGTIIPKKERIRRCSALTKDDPYTLQVALSKDGRPAEGTLYVDDGSSFDYKKGDLLYLKFRFADNTLTSEILEGPGNFKTKAWLERVVIAGYPTQPSEVQLVTSKGTQSLQFTYEEKEQLLRVRKPGVNIAEQWTLKILS, encoded by the exons ACGTAACCGCAACACCAAACCTGGTGAGTCCCCGTACAGTGTACAGCTGCCCACCGTCAAGTCTACGTCGCCAAGCCGAGTGGAGGCTGAGGTGATCAATACCAAGAATGGTGTCGTGCTAAAGCTGGAGCTCATCGCCCTTGAAGAAGGCGTCCTCCGGATGCGGCTCAATGAAGCGACGTCGGCTGTTGCTCGCTTCGAGCCAAAGGAAGCACTTCTTGATAACATCCAGGAATCCGA TCTGAAGCTGGAGGGCAAGGACGACAGCTCCTTCACGGTGACCTTTGGGAAGCACCGGGCAGTGGTGCGTGCAGCCCCTCTTGTGGTGGAACTCTACTCTAATGGGCAGCTTGTCATGGTGGCCAACGCACGGGGGCTTCTGCGCTTCGAGCATTACAGGCCACGGGACGCCGC CCAAGATGCAGGAGGAGCTATTGGAGACAACCAGAATGAG GGATCTGAGCCT GATGAAGAAGAATTTCTTGAT GATGACGAAGACGATCACTCAGCC GTTCCTGTCATTAAAGGGCTTGACAGTGATCGACCAGATGAGATGCTTGACCAGGCACCTGAAGCAGAAATTGCGCACTCTCATGATAAGCAAGAGCAATCCGATGGGCATGCCAACAAGGCAGCTGATGAGCCTACTCATGAAAACGGCGAGAAACACGGGGATGATCACGCTGACAAGGGCACTGTGGAACAGTCTGTGGAGGCTACTGACAATAAAGGCGCCGAAGAG GCTGAGAAAGAGGATAAGCCCAAGGAAGATGCCGACATGGAAGGTGCTTGGGAGGAGACGTTCAAGGGACACAAAGACAGCAAGAAACACG GTCCTATGTCGGTGGGTATGGACTTCACGTTTGAGGGCTTCGATCACGTCTACGGGCTCCCTGAACACGCAGACTCTTTTGCCCTTCGCTCCACAGT GGGCACATCGGATCCAGTCCGGATGTACAACCTGGACGTGTTTGAGTACGAGGTTGACAACGTTATGGCGCTGTATGGCAGCGTTCCTCTCATGCTGGCTCACAG TGAATCAAGGACAGTGGGATTGCTGTGGCTGAATGCTGCTGAGACTTGGGTGGACATCGAGCCAAACTCCAAGCAG GGTGTGCTGTCATCGGTCGTGGACTTCGTGAAGCGCAGCCCGCCGCCCAACCACAGGGAGACCCACTGGTTCTCCGAGAACGGTCTCATCGACACATTCTTCCTGATGGGACCTGGACCCAAGGACGTCATGCGCCAGTACCGGTCCCTCACCGGCACCACGCCGCTGCCACCG CTCTTCTCAGTGGCATATCACCAGAGCCGCTGGAATTACAACGACCAAGATGACGTACGTAGCGTGGACGCCGGTTTCGATGAACACAACCTCCCGTATGATGCACTTTGGCTGGACATTGAGCACACGGACGGCAAGAAGTACTTCACCTGGGACCCGTTCAAG TTCTCTCAACCTGAGCAGATGATCCGCAACCTGACTGCCAAGGGCCGCCGCATGATCACCATCATTGACCCGCATATCAAACGCGAGTCGGGCTACCACATCCACTCGGAGGCCACGGAGCACGGCTACTACGTGAAAAACAAGGACGGTGGTGACTTTGAGGGCTGGTGCTGGCCGGGCTCTTCGTCCTACCTGGACTTTCTCAACCCGGAG GTGCGCCAGTGGTGGGCCAGCAAGTTTGCCCTGGACCAGTACAAGGGCTCGACTGAGCACCTGTACACCTGGAACGACATGAACGAGCCGTCGGTGTTCAACGGTCCCGAGGTCACCATGCACAAGGATTGCGTACACACAGGCGGCTGGGAGCACCGCGACATTCACAACATGTATGGCATGTTCCTG CCAATGTCGACTTACATGGGCCACTTGCTCCGCTCTGGCCACAAGCTGAGACCGTTCATCCTGTCGCGGTCCTTCTTCGTTGGCTCGCAGCGCTATG GTGCTGTCTGGACTGGTGACAATGATGCCGACTGGAAGCACCTGCGCATCACCGTGCCTATGCTCCTCTCCCTCAGCGTGGCCGGCATCTCGTTTTGTGGTGCGGACGTGGGCGGTTTCTTCAATAATCCCGATAGCGAGCTCTCTGTTCGCTGGTACCAG GCTGGCGCCTACCAGCCGTTCTTCCGGGCGCACTCGCACATCCACACTAAACGGCGGGAGCCCTGGAGCTTTGGGCCGGACACACTGGAGCTGGTGCGGGGCGCCCTCAAGCAACGCTATACCCTGCTCCCGCTGTGGTACACCCTGTTCTTCGAGAACGAGCGCATGGGTGTGCCTCCCCTGCGGCCCCTCTGGATGGAATTCCCCCAGGACAAGGCGGGCTTTGCAGTCGACGACGAACACCTCGTCG GAAACTCCTTGCTGGTACACCCTGTCGTCGAAGCTGGAGCATCGAAAGTCAGCGTCTATTTTCCCGGCGAGAATGAG GTCTGGTATGACGTCGAAACCTGGGAGAAGTTCGAAGGCCTGAACACCGTCTCGATCCCCGTCACACTGAGCAAG ATTCCAGTTTACCAGAGGGGAGGCACAATTATCCCGAAGAAGGAGCGCATTCGTCGGTGTTCTGCCCTGACGAAAGACGACCCATACACTCTGCAGGTGGCGCTCTCGAAAGAC GGGAGACCAGCAGAGGGAACACTGTATGTCGACGATGGTTCCAGCTTCGACTACAAGAAGGGAGACTTGCTGTACCTGAAGTTCCGCTTTGCAGACAACACCTTGACGTCTGA GATCCTGGAAGGTCCAGGGAATTTCAAGACAAAGGCGTGGCTGGAGCGCGTGGTGATAGCTGGCTATCCCACGCAACCATCTGAAGTCCAGCTTGTTACAA GCAAAGGAACGCAGAGTCTGCAGTTCACTTACGAAGAGAAGGAGCAGCTCCTGAGGGTGCGCAAGCCGGGAGTCAACATTGCCGAGCAGTGGACGCTTAAGATTCTCTCATAG
- the GCS2alpha gene encoding glucosidase 2 subunit alpha isoform X4 has translation MATCDRRRAMLRLAVLFVVLGHVSLVDRGNFKTCNDSGFCKRNRNTKPGESPYSVQLPTVKSTSPSRVEAEVINTKNGVVLKLELIALEEGVLRMRLNEATSAVARFEPKEALLDNIQESDLKLEGKDDSSFTVTFGKHRAVVRAAPLVVELYSNGQLVMVANARGLLRFEHYRPRDAAQDAGGAIGDNQNEGSEPDEEEFLDDSAEYDEYDDEDDHSAVPVIKGLDSDRPDEMLDQAPEAEIAHSHDKQEQSDGHANKAADEPTHENGEKHGDDHADKGTVEQSVEATDNKGAEEAEKEDKPKEDADMEGAWEETFKGHKDSKKHGPMSVGMDFTFEGFDHVYGLPEHADSFALRSTVGTSDPVRMYNLDVFEYEVDNVMALYGSVPLMLAHSESRTVGLLWLNAAETWVDIEPNSKQGVLSSVVDFVKRSPPPNHRETHWFSENGLIDTFFLMGPGPKDVMRQYRSLTGTTPLPPLFSVAYHQSRWNYNDQDDVRSVDAGFDEHNLPYDALWLDIEHTDGKKYFTWDPFKFSQPEQMIRNLTAKGRRMITIIDPHIKRESGYHIHSEATEHGYYVKNKDGGDFEGWCWPGSSSYLDFLNPEVRQWWASKFALDQYKGSTEHLYTWNDMNEPSVFNGPEVTMHKDCVHTGGWEHRDIHNMYGMFLPMSTYMGHLLRSGHKLRPFILSRSFFVGSQRYGAVWTGDNDADWKHLRITVPMLLSLSVAGISFCGADVGGFFNNPDSELSVRWYQAGAYQPFFRAHSHIHTKRREPWSFGPDTLELVRGALKQRYTLLPLWYTLFFENERMGVPPLRPLWMEFPQDKAGFAVDDEHLVGNSLLVHPVVEAGASKVSVYFPGENEVWYDVETWEKFEGLNTVSIPVTLSKIPVYQRGGTIIPKKERIRRCSALTKDDPYTLQVALSKDGRPAEGTLYVDDGSSFDYKKGDLLYLKFRFADNTLTSEILEGPGNFKTKAWLERVVIAGYPTQPSEVQLVTSKGTQSLQFTYEEKEQLLRVRKPGVNIAEQWTLKILS, from the exons ACGTAACCGCAACACCAAACCTGGTGAGTCCCCGTACAGTGTACAGCTGCCCACCGTCAAGTCTACGTCGCCAAGCCGAGTGGAGGCTGAGGTGATCAATACCAAGAATGGTGTCGTGCTAAAGCTGGAGCTCATCGCCCTTGAAGAAGGCGTCCTCCGGATGCGGCTCAATGAAGCGACGTCGGCTGTTGCTCGCTTCGAGCCAAAGGAAGCACTTCTTGATAACATCCAGGAATCCGA TCTGAAGCTGGAGGGCAAGGACGACAGCTCCTTCACGGTGACCTTTGGGAAGCACCGGGCAGTGGTGCGTGCAGCCCCTCTTGTGGTGGAACTCTACTCTAATGGGCAGCTTGTCATGGTGGCCAACGCACGGGGGCTTCTGCGCTTCGAGCATTACAGGCCACGGGACGCCGC CCAAGATGCAGGAGGAGCTATTGGAGACAACCAGAATGAG GGATCTGAGCCT GATGAAGAAGAATTTCTTGAT GATTCAGCTGAATATGATGAATAC GATGACGAAGACGATCACTCAGCC GTTCCTGTCATTAAAGGGCTTGACAGTGATCGACCAGATGAGATGCTTGACCAGGCACCTGAAGCAGAAATTGCGCACTCTCATGATAAGCAAGAGCAATCCGATGGGCATGCCAACAAGGCAGCTGATGAGCCTACTCATGAAAACGGCGAGAAACACGGGGATGATCACGCTGACAAGGGCACTGTGGAACAGTCTGTGGAGGCTACTGACAATAAAGGCGCCGAAGAG GCTGAGAAAGAGGATAAGCCCAAGGAAGATGCCGACATGGAAGGTGCTTGGGAGGAGACGTTCAAGGGACACAAAGACAGCAAGAAACACG GTCCTATGTCGGTGGGTATGGACTTCACGTTTGAGGGCTTCGATCACGTCTACGGGCTCCCTGAACACGCAGACTCTTTTGCCCTTCGCTCCACAGT GGGCACATCGGATCCAGTCCGGATGTACAACCTGGACGTGTTTGAGTACGAGGTTGACAACGTTATGGCGCTGTATGGCAGCGTTCCTCTCATGCTGGCTCACAG TGAATCAAGGACAGTGGGATTGCTGTGGCTGAATGCTGCTGAGACTTGGGTGGACATCGAGCCAAACTCCAAGCAG GGTGTGCTGTCATCGGTCGTGGACTTCGTGAAGCGCAGCCCGCCGCCCAACCACAGGGAGACCCACTGGTTCTCCGAGAACGGTCTCATCGACACATTCTTCCTGATGGGACCTGGACCCAAGGACGTCATGCGCCAGTACCGGTCCCTCACCGGCACCACGCCGCTGCCACCG CTCTTCTCAGTGGCATATCACCAGAGCCGCTGGAATTACAACGACCAAGATGACGTACGTAGCGTGGACGCCGGTTTCGATGAACACAACCTCCCGTATGATGCACTTTGGCTGGACATTGAGCACACGGACGGCAAGAAGTACTTCACCTGGGACCCGTTCAAG TTCTCTCAACCTGAGCAGATGATCCGCAACCTGACTGCCAAGGGCCGCCGCATGATCACCATCATTGACCCGCATATCAAACGCGAGTCGGGCTACCACATCCACTCGGAGGCCACGGAGCACGGCTACTACGTGAAAAACAAGGACGGTGGTGACTTTGAGGGCTGGTGCTGGCCGGGCTCTTCGTCCTACCTGGACTTTCTCAACCCGGAG GTGCGCCAGTGGTGGGCCAGCAAGTTTGCCCTGGACCAGTACAAGGGCTCGACTGAGCACCTGTACACCTGGAACGACATGAACGAGCCGTCGGTGTTCAACGGTCCCGAGGTCACCATGCACAAGGATTGCGTACACACAGGCGGCTGGGAGCACCGCGACATTCACAACATGTATGGCATGTTCCTG CCAATGTCGACTTACATGGGCCACTTGCTCCGCTCTGGCCACAAGCTGAGACCGTTCATCCTGTCGCGGTCCTTCTTCGTTGGCTCGCAGCGCTATG GTGCTGTCTGGACTGGTGACAATGATGCCGACTGGAAGCACCTGCGCATCACCGTGCCTATGCTCCTCTCCCTCAGCGTGGCCGGCATCTCGTTTTGTGGTGCGGACGTGGGCGGTTTCTTCAATAATCCCGATAGCGAGCTCTCTGTTCGCTGGTACCAG GCTGGCGCCTACCAGCCGTTCTTCCGGGCGCACTCGCACATCCACACTAAACGGCGGGAGCCCTGGAGCTTTGGGCCGGACACACTGGAGCTGGTGCGGGGCGCCCTCAAGCAACGCTATACCCTGCTCCCGCTGTGGTACACCCTGTTCTTCGAGAACGAGCGCATGGGTGTGCCTCCCCTGCGGCCCCTCTGGATGGAATTCCCCCAGGACAAGGCGGGCTTTGCAGTCGACGACGAACACCTCGTCG GAAACTCCTTGCTGGTACACCCTGTCGTCGAAGCTGGAGCATCGAAAGTCAGCGTCTATTTTCCCGGCGAGAATGAG GTCTGGTATGACGTCGAAACCTGGGAGAAGTTCGAAGGCCTGAACACCGTCTCGATCCCCGTCACACTGAGCAAG ATTCCAGTTTACCAGAGGGGAGGCACAATTATCCCGAAGAAGGAGCGCATTCGTCGGTGTTCTGCCCTGACGAAAGACGACCCATACACTCTGCAGGTGGCGCTCTCGAAAGAC GGGAGACCAGCAGAGGGAACACTGTATGTCGACGATGGTTCCAGCTTCGACTACAAGAAGGGAGACTTGCTGTACCTGAAGTTCCGCTTTGCAGACAACACCTTGACGTCTGA GATCCTGGAAGGTCCAGGGAATTTCAAGACAAAGGCGTGGCTGGAGCGCGTGGTGATAGCTGGCTATCCCACGCAACCATCTGAAGTCCAGCTTGTTACAA GCAAAGGAACGCAGAGTCTGCAGTTCACTTACGAAGAGAAGGAGCAGCTCCTGAGGGTGCGCAAGCCGGGAGTCAACATTGCCGAGCAGTGGACGCTTAAGATTCTCTCATAG
- the GCS2alpha gene encoding glucosidase 2 subunit alpha isoform X7 yields MATCDRRRAMLRLAVLFVVLGHVSLVDRGNFKTCNDSGFCKRNRNTKPGESPYSVQLPTVKSTSPSRVEAEVINTKNGVVLKLELIALEEGVLRMRLNEATSAVARFEPKEALLDNIQESDLKLEGKDDSSFTVTFGKHRAVVRAAPLVVELYSNGQLVMVANARGLLRFEHYRPRDAAQDAGGAIGDNQNEAEKEDKPKEDADMEGAWEETFKGHKDSKKHGPMSVGMDFTFEGFDHVYGLPEHADSFALRSTVGTSDPVRMYNLDVFEYEVDNVMALYGSVPLMLAHSESRTVGLLWLNAAETWVDIEPNSKQGVLSSVVDFVKRSPPPNHRETHWFSENGLIDTFFLMGPGPKDVMRQYRSLTGTTPLPPLFSVAYHQSRWNYNDQDDVRSVDAGFDEHNLPYDALWLDIEHTDGKKYFTWDPFKFSQPEQMIRNLTAKGRRMITIIDPHIKRESGYHIHSEATEHGYYVKNKDGGDFEGWCWPGSSSYLDFLNPEVRQWWASKFALDQYKGSTEHLYTWNDMNEPSVFNGPEVTMHKDCVHTGGWEHRDIHNMYGMFLPMSTYMGHLLRSGHKLRPFILSRSFFVGSQRYGAVWTGDNDADWKHLRITVPMLLSLSVAGISFCGADVGGFFNNPDSELSVRWYQAGAYQPFFRAHSHIHTKRREPWSFGPDTLELVRGALKQRYTLLPLWYTLFFENERMGVPPLRPLWMEFPQDKAGFAVDDEHLVGNSLLVHPVVEAGASKVSVYFPGENEVWYDVETWEKFEGLNTVSIPVTLSKIPVYQRGGTIIPKKERIRRCSALTKDDPYTLQVALSKDGRPAEGTLYVDDGSSFDYKKGDLLYLKFRFADNTLTSEILEGPGNFKTKAWLERVVIAGYPTQPSEVQLVTSKGTQSLQFTYEEKEQLLRVRKPGVNIAEQWTLKILS; encoded by the exons ACGTAACCGCAACACCAAACCTGGTGAGTCCCCGTACAGTGTACAGCTGCCCACCGTCAAGTCTACGTCGCCAAGCCGAGTGGAGGCTGAGGTGATCAATACCAAGAATGGTGTCGTGCTAAAGCTGGAGCTCATCGCCCTTGAAGAAGGCGTCCTCCGGATGCGGCTCAATGAAGCGACGTCGGCTGTTGCTCGCTTCGAGCCAAAGGAAGCACTTCTTGATAACATCCAGGAATCCGA TCTGAAGCTGGAGGGCAAGGACGACAGCTCCTTCACGGTGACCTTTGGGAAGCACCGGGCAGTGGTGCGTGCAGCCCCTCTTGTGGTGGAACTCTACTCTAATGGGCAGCTTGTCATGGTGGCCAACGCACGGGGGCTTCTGCGCTTCGAGCATTACAGGCCACGGGACGCCGC CCAAGATGCAGGAGGAGCTATTGGAGACAACCAGAATGAG GCTGAGAAAGAGGATAAGCCCAAGGAAGATGCCGACATGGAAGGTGCTTGGGAGGAGACGTTCAAGGGACACAAAGACAGCAAGAAACACG GTCCTATGTCGGTGGGTATGGACTTCACGTTTGAGGGCTTCGATCACGTCTACGGGCTCCCTGAACACGCAGACTCTTTTGCCCTTCGCTCCACAGT GGGCACATCGGATCCAGTCCGGATGTACAACCTGGACGTGTTTGAGTACGAGGTTGACAACGTTATGGCGCTGTATGGCAGCGTTCCTCTCATGCTGGCTCACAG TGAATCAAGGACAGTGGGATTGCTGTGGCTGAATGCTGCTGAGACTTGGGTGGACATCGAGCCAAACTCCAAGCAG GGTGTGCTGTCATCGGTCGTGGACTTCGTGAAGCGCAGCCCGCCGCCCAACCACAGGGAGACCCACTGGTTCTCCGAGAACGGTCTCATCGACACATTCTTCCTGATGGGACCTGGACCCAAGGACGTCATGCGCCAGTACCGGTCCCTCACCGGCACCACGCCGCTGCCACCG CTCTTCTCAGTGGCATATCACCAGAGCCGCTGGAATTACAACGACCAAGATGACGTACGTAGCGTGGACGCCGGTTTCGATGAACACAACCTCCCGTATGATGCACTTTGGCTGGACATTGAGCACACGGACGGCAAGAAGTACTTCACCTGGGACCCGTTCAAG TTCTCTCAACCTGAGCAGATGATCCGCAACCTGACTGCCAAGGGCCGCCGCATGATCACCATCATTGACCCGCATATCAAACGCGAGTCGGGCTACCACATCCACTCGGAGGCCACGGAGCACGGCTACTACGTGAAAAACAAGGACGGTGGTGACTTTGAGGGCTGGTGCTGGCCGGGCTCTTCGTCCTACCTGGACTTTCTCAACCCGGAG GTGCGCCAGTGGTGGGCCAGCAAGTTTGCCCTGGACCAGTACAAGGGCTCGACTGAGCACCTGTACACCTGGAACGACATGAACGAGCCGTCGGTGTTCAACGGTCCCGAGGTCACCATGCACAAGGATTGCGTACACACAGGCGGCTGGGAGCACCGCGACATTCACAACATGTATGGCATGTTCCTG CCAATGTCGACTTACATGGGCCACTTGCTCCGCTCTGGCCACAAGCTGAGACCGTTCATCCTGTCGCGGTCCTTCTTCGTTGGCTCGCAGCGCTATG GTGCTGTCTGGACTGGTGACAATGATGCCGACTGGAAGCACCTGCGCATCACCGTGCCTATGCTCCTCTCCCTCAGCGTGGCCGGCATCTCGTTTTGTGGTGCGGACGTGGGCGGTTTCTTCAATAATCCCGATAGCGAGCTCTCTGTTCGCTGGTACCAG GCTGGCGCCTACCAGCCGTTCTTCCGGGCGCACTCGCACATCCACACTAAACGGCGGGAGCCCTGGAGCTTTGGGCCGGACACACTGGAGCTGGTGCGGGGCGCCCTCAAGCAACGCTATACCCTGCTCCCGCTGTGGTACACCCTGTTCTTCGAGAACGAGCGCATGGGTGTGCCTCCCCTGCGGCCCCTCTGGATGGAATTCCCCCAGGACAAGGCGGGCTTTGCAGTCGACGACGAACACCTCGTCG GAAACTCCTTGCTGGTACACCCTGTCGTCGAAGCTGGAGCATCGAAAGTCAGCGTCTATTTTCCCGGCGAGAATGAG GTCTGGTATGACGTCGAAACCTGGGAGAAGTTCGAAGGCCTGAACACCGTCTCGATCCCCGTCACACTGAGCAAG ATTCCAGTTTACCAGAGGGGAGGCACAATTATCCCGAAGAAGGAGCGCATTCGTCGGTGTTCTGCCCTGACGAAAGACGACCCATACACTCTGCAGGTGGCGCTCTCGAAAGAC GGGAGACCAGCAGAGGGAACACTGTATGTCGACGATGGTTCCAGCTTCGACTACAAGAAGGGAGACTTGCTGTACCTGAAGTTCCGCTTTGCAGACAACACCTTGACGTCTGA GATCCTGGAAGGTCCAGGGAATTTCAAGACAAAGGCGTGGCTGGAGCGCGTGGTGATAGCTGGCTATCCCACGCAACCATCTGAAGTCCAGCTTGTTACAA GCAAAGGAACGCAGAGTCTGCAGTTCACTTACGAAGAGAAGGAGCAGCTCCTGAGGGTGCGCAAGCCGGGAGTCAACATTGCCGAGCAGTGGACGCTTAAGATTCTCTCATAG